In Rhodospirillaceae bacterium, a single genomic region encodes these proteins:
- a CDS encoding signal recognition particle protein has protein sequence MFESLSNRLSGIFEGLTKRGALREADVDAALREVRVALLEADVALEVVKDFVAAVRERAVGHEVLSSVTPGQMMIKVVHDNLVDVLG, from the coding sequence ATGTTTGAAAGTCTAAGCAATCGGCTAAGCGGTATTTTCGAGGGCCTCACCAAGCGTGGCGCGCTTCGCGAAGCAGACGTGGATGCAGCGTTACGCGAAGTCCGGGTCGCATTGCTGGAGGCCGACGTCGCCTTAGAAGTCGTAAAAGACTTTGTTGCCGCCGTTCGTGAGCGTGCTGTTGGACACGAAGTTCTCAGCAGCGTGACGCCGGGCCAGATGATGATCAAGGTCGTCCACGATAACCTTGTTGACGTCTTGGGT
- a CDS encoding helix-turn-helix transcriptional regulator: MASDKIGNTNFTDVARVSLLKHMGSRLQNRREERGLSRENLENLISASTGTVAKFENGLKDISAGQLYVLGRKLGVDIQYFYDGYKGEEIVRKNPRDAEILKFVKAYHAVPNADVRKSFYDLIKATSRRKKS; the protein is encoded by the coding sequence ATGGCGAGCGACAAAATTGGAAACACTAATTTTACCGACGTTGCGCGGGTGAGCTTGTTGAAACATATGGGGTCACGCCTTCAAAATCGTCGGGAAGAACGTGGCTTGTCCCGCGAAAACCTTGAGAACCTTATTTCCGCCAGCACAGGCACAGTGGCAAAGTTCGAGAATGGATTAAAGGATATATCGGCCGGGCAATTGTATGTGTTGGGTCGAAAGCTGGGTGTTGATATCCAATATTTTTATGATGGATATAAGGGAGAGGAAATCGTGAGAAAAAACCCTCGTGACGCGGAAATTCTAAAATTTGTCAAAGCCTACCACGCCGTCCCCAATGCCGACGTGCGAAAAAGTTTTTATGATTTGATCAAAGCAACGTCGCGACGGAAAAAGTCTTAA
- a CDS encoding ABC transporter substrate-binding protein: MLRLSIGTKLRRMGFSDILGWHRRVIALIMGSEARPKRVHCATFVALLAATVIGLTGCDDAPSPKKQNFTIGLVTNNPNGLKNIQGFKTGMATLGYVKGKKVNYVGPDKPVRGKHLKEALSEMVTAKVDLIFTAGTPTGIAAYKATKGSKIPVVFGVIADPIAAGVLTDLTKPGGNMTGVMLNRDQGRRLEILLQLIPNIKRIAILFNPNDFAPVSAVKQLEISAKRLNIDLVKLRCPDSPAVTKCLTEIPNNIDAIFMVPDSVVNKRVKDIVKLANARKLPLTGPSTAQINQGALLTYGFIHGNVGAQAARIAHEIFAGTNAGGIPVETAESHLGLNLITADKIGLKVPAAFLRKAEIIVRKAP; the protein is encoded by the coding sequence ATGTTACGTTTATCAATAGGAACCAAGCTCCGTCGTATGGGATTTAGCGATATTCTTGGTTGGCATCGACGGGTTATTGCACTCATTATGGGCTCGGAGGCGAGGCCAAAAAGGGTCCATTGCGCTACCTTTGTGGCCTTGCTTGCAGCGACGGTGATCGGCTTAACCGGTTGTGATGACGCCCCCTCTCCAAAAAAACAAAATTTTACGATAGGTCTGGTAACAAATAACCCGAATGGTTTGAAAAACATTCAGGGCTTTAAAACCGGCATGGCGACGCTCGGTTATGTCAAAGGGAAAAAGGTCAATTACGTTGGCCCGGATAAACCAGTACGGGGCAAGCACCTTAAAGAAGCTCTAAGCGAAATGGTGACGGCGAAGGTGGATTTGATATTCACCGCAGGCACGCCCACGGGTATTGCGGCTTATAAAGCAACCAAGGGTTCGAAGATCCCGGTCGTATTCGGCGTAATCGCGGATCCTATTGCAGCGGGCGTTTTGACCGACTTGACTAAACCAGGCGGTAATATGACGGGTGTCATGTTAAACAGAGATCAAGGACGCCGGTTGGAGATATTGCTACAGCTTATCCCAAACATAAAACGTATTGCGATACTGTTTAATCCGAATGACTTCGCACCCGTCAGTGCAGTCAAGCAATTGGAAATTTCTGCTAAGCGCCTAAATATTGATTTGGTCAAACTACGTTGTCCCGACAGCCCTGCGGTCACAAAATGCTTAACCGAAATTCCCAATAATATTGACGCCATCTTTATGGTTCCCGATAGCGTCGTTAATAAACGGGTTAAGGACATCGTCAAGCTGGCCAATGCCAGAAAATTACCCCTGACTGGGCCAAGCACAGCACAAATCAACCAGGGTGCCTTGCTCACTTATGGCTTTATCCATGGTAACGTTGGCGCCCAAGCCGCACGCATCGCCCATGAGATATTTGCTGGCACCAATGCCGGCGGTATACCCGTCGAAACAGCGGAATCTCACCTCGGTCTAAATTTAATAACAGCTGACAAAATTGGTTTAAAGGTTCCTGCCGCTTTCTTGCGTAAGGCTGAAATCATCGTACGCAAAGCGCCATGA
- a CDS encoding HAMP domain-containing protein → MTEPVGETSLKASLRTRALVVFILLALGPIIITALITGRISYSINEEQNQSLRQLTLQRVTDNIELFLNKVEDDIHFLDRVVGIAELDKQQQYETMSAFMLSSKRYQSVSLLDAAGTNLIKISRSNSLDDLSKQVPDVAKKYGFLDSTMNFHFGSVRFDPNLREPLVTIAGALINRRTGDLAYILSFELRFKAIWELLATIGLDQSMVAYVTDGQGIVVAHHNPTMVLSKRKIQLDGENSQIGINGKPVVRNIERVPSTGGALMVVVEQPTSIALAPTRESTKVVALVSIFALGVIWLIYLYFSRSIVVPIESLARSARSLSQGTYPDKIHVDNFGEVADLTNTFNQMVVDLKESSEQNQRATNELKLMVIEQKRTEKDLRESELRLKEIIWGTNVGTWE, encoded by the coding sequence ATGACTGAACCCGTTGGGGAGACTTCGTTAAAAGCATCCCTGCGCACCCGCGCCCTCGTGGTATTTATCCTCCTTGCGCTGGGGCCCATTATCATAACCGCACTCATCACTGGGCGAATTAGCTATTCTATTAACGAGGAACAAAATCAATCCCTACGGCAACTAACGCTGCAACGGGTAACCGATAACATTGAATTATTTTTGAATAAGGTTGAGGACGACATTCATTTCCTCGACCGCGTTGTCGGCATTGCGGAACTGGACAAACAGCAGCAGTACGAAACGATGAGCGCTTTTATGTTAAGTTCGAAACGCTATCAAAGCGTATCCCTATTAGATGCTGCGGGAACTAATTTGATCAAGATATCCCGTTCCAATTCCCTGGACGATCTATCGAAACAGGTGCCCGACGTGGCAAAAAAATATGGTTTTCTAGACTCCACTATGAATTTTCACTTTGGTTCTGTCCGATTTGATCCCAATTTGCGCGAACCCTTAGTCACTATTGCGGGGGCATTGATAAACCGGCGAACCGGAGACTTGGCGTATATTTTGTCGTTTGAACTCCGCTTCAAGGCAATTTGGGAATTGCTAGCAACAATTGGGCTAGACCAATCAATGGTCGCTTACGTGACGGATGGGCAAGGGATTGTCGTTGCACATCACAATCCAACGATGGTGTTGAGCAAACGAAAAATTCAGTTGGATGGCGAGAACTCACAAATTGGCATCAATGGAAAACCGGTTGTACGAAATATAGAGCGCGTACCCTCAACGGGAGGCGCGCTGATGGTCGTGGTCGAACAACCAACGTCGATCGCTCTGGCTCCAACAAGAGAATCAACAAAGGTCGTGGCATTGGTTTCCATATTTGCGCTCGGCGTAATATGGCTCATTTACCTTTATTTTAGCCGCAGCATCGTTGTGCCGATAGAAAGTCTGGCAAGGTCAGCAAGAAGCTTAAGCCAAGGTACATATCCTGATAAAATTCATGTTGATAACTTTGGCGAAGTCGCGGATTTAACGAATACGTTCAACCAAATGGTCGTCGACCTGAAGGAATCCTCGGAGCAAAATCAGCGCGCTACAAATGAACTAAAGCTAATGGTTATTGAACAAAAAAGAACGGAGAAAGACCTAAGAGAAAGCGAACTCCGACTTAAAGAGATAATCTGGGGAACGAACGTCGGCACTTGGGAATAG
- a CDS encoding PAS domain-containing sensor histidine kinase: MEELEPINFDAGRIYFHPDDLKRSAELLEKHFSHELDQYEAEVRMRHKNGDWIWVIDRGTVVEWTEDGKPLRMSGTHNDISERKKLDQMKSEFVSTVSHELRTPLTSIKGSLALLVDGALGNLTDDVMEMVNMAYRNTNRLIILVNDILDMEKILSGSMKYEFQKLNLANLVEEAVESNMGFAIEHSVEFVLADLDSKVTVLGDSSRLTQVVTNLLSNAAKFSNKGEKVEISVAHHNSVAKVTISDHGRGIPEKFREQIFGRFTQADSSDSREKGGTGLGLNISKSIIDKHNGMIDFESEVDVGSKFFFTLPVSG; encoded by the coding sequence TTGGAAGAACTTGAGCCCATTAACTTTGATGCCGGAAGGATTTATTTTCATCCTGACGATCTAAAACGATCCGCCGAACTGTTGGAAAAGCACTTCTCTCACGAACTGGATCAATACGAAGCTGAGGTCCGTATGCGCCATAAAAATGGCGACTGGATCTGGGTGATTGACCGAGGAACGGTGGTCGAATGGACCGAAGACGGTAAACCCTTGCGCATGTCAGGAACGCACAATGACATTTCGGAACGCAAGAAATTGGACCAAATGAAGAGTGAGTTCGTATCAACGGTCAGCCACGAACTTCGAACACCATTAACATCAATCAAAGGATCGCTGGCACTCTTAGTAGATGGCGCCCTTGGTAATTTGACTGATGACGTAATGGAAATGGTGAATATGGCTTATAGGAATACCAACCGTCTGATAATTTTGGTTAACGACATTTTGGATATGGAAAAGATTCTTTCTGGCAGTATGAAATATGAATTTCAAAAGCTGAATCTCGCAAATCTCGTAGAGGAGGCGGTCGAATCCAATATGGGATTCGCAATCGAACACAGTGTTGAATTTGTACTCGCTGATCTTGATTCGAAAGTTACGGTGCTTGGTGACAGCAGTCGTCTTACACAAGTTGTTACCAACCTTCTTTCCAACGCAGCAAAGTTCTCGAATAAGGGCGAGAAAGTTGAAATCTCAGTTGCCCATCATAACAGTGTTGCGAAAGTTACGATTTCAGACCATGGACGGGGAATACCCGAAAAGTTTAGGGAGCAAATATTCGGCAGATTTACTCAGGCGGATTCCTCGGACAGCCGGGAAAAAGGCGGCACGGGATTGGGACTAAATATCTCAAAATCGATCATCGATAAACATAACGGTATGATTGATTTTGAGTCCGAAGTAGATGTCGGCAGTAAGTTCTTCTTTACGCTTCCGGTTTCTGGATGA
- a CDS encoding diaminopimelate epimerase has product MSMSFVKMHGLGNDFVVLDARETPLSLGEFQALAIADRNTGVGCDQLIVIEPSAAKHADAFMRIYNADGSEVDACGNATRCVASLIMSEEQSPTAVIETGAGLLYTRQENGGLVRVDMGEVKLDWADIPVAEEIDTLHLGLEEGALKDPVGVNVGNPHAVFFVDETAAIPLADLGPTIEHHGLFPERVNVGVAEIQTRSSIRLRVWERGVGITQACGTGACAALIAAARRDLTDRIAEVVLDGGALTIEWSDDNHVHMTGPVATSFSGTLSDGLLG; this is encoded by the coding sequence ATGAGCATGTCCTTTGTAAAAATGCATGGCCTGGGCAATGATTTTGTGGTGCTGGACGCCCGCGAGACGCCTTTAAGCTTGGGCGAATTTCAGGCTCTTGCCATTGCAGACCGCAACACAGGTGTTGGCTGTGATCAGTTGATTGTCATTGAGCCCAGTGCAGCTAAGCACGCAGATGCCTTCATGCGGATTTATAATGCGGACGGAAGTGAAGTTGATGCCTGTGGCAATGCGACCCGCTGCGTGGCGTCACTTATTATGTCCGAAGAACAATCACCAACAGCCGTGATCGAAACCGGCGCGGGGCTGCTGTATACGCGCCAAGAAAACGGCGGTCTCGTTCGCGTTGATATGGGAGAAGTAAAACTCGATTGGGCCGATATCCCGGTGGCTGAAGAGATCGACACGCTGCATTTGGGTCTCGAAGAAGGGGCATTAAAAGACCCGGTCGGTGTGAATGTCGGCAACCCCCATGCTGTGTTCTTCGTTGACGAAACCGCGGCAATTCCCTTGGCAGATTTGGGGCCGACCATCGAACATCACGGTTTATTCCCTGAACGCGTAAATGTCGGCGTTGCAGAAATTCAGACCCGTTCATCAATTCGGTTGCGGGTTTGGGAACGCGGTGTGGGAATCACTCAAGCCTGCGGCACAGGAGCCTGTGCGGCGCTGATTGCTGCGGCACGCCGAGATTTAACCGACCGCATAGCTGAGGTGGTCTTAGACGGTGGCGCTTTGACGATTGAATGGTCTGACGACAATCACGTCCATATGACCGGCCCGGTGGCGACCAGTTTTTCTGGAACCTTGAGCGACGGGTTATTGGGCTAA
- the mtaB gene encoding tRNA (N(6)-L-threonylcarbamoyladenosine(37)-C(2))-methylthiotransferase MtaB has translation MSEPHVITLGCRLNTLESEVMRTNAQAAGLKDAVIVNTCAVTAEAERQARQTIRRLRRERPGARIIVTGCAAQLSPKKFADMPEVDRVVGNAEKLEPGGLVGDDGIHVSDIMEIKETAGHLLEGYEERTRAFVQVQQGCDHRCTFCIIPFARGRNRSVSIDRVIEQVQKLVSNGYKEVVLTGVDVCSYGADLSDGSTLGVLVQRLLEAVPDLPRLRLTSLDPAAMDEELFELLADEPRFMPHLHLSLQAADDMVLKRMKRRHSRADAMTVCERARKARPDVVIGADLIAGFPTETDAMFENTLNAVTDMGLTYLHVFPYSSRPGTPASNMPMVAGNVRKNRAARIRAAGDGAMKTFLNSRVGRTADVLVEKDRLGHCQYLAPVRLSFDAPVGSIQTVRISGVEDGHLIGDP, from the coding sequence ATGTCGGAACCCCACGTCATAACCCTCGGATGCAGGCTTAATACCCTGGAATCAGAAGTCATGCGGACCAACGCGCAAGCCGCCGGCCTGAAGGATGCGGTTATCGTGAACACCTGCGCTGTGACGGCCGAGGCCGAACGCCAAGCGCGTCAAACCATTCGCCGCTTGCGCCGCGAACGACCGGGCGCACGGATTATTGTCACCGGATGTGCGGCCCAACTGAGCCCAAAAAAATTCGCCGACATGCCGGAGGTGGATCGGGTCGTCGGTAATGCAGAGAAGCTGGAACCCGGCGGCTTGGTCGGCGACGATGGTATTCATGTTTCGGATATTATGGAGATCAAGGAAACCGCAGGGCATTTGTTGGAAGGCTACGAAGAACGCACTCGGGCGTTTGTACAAGTTCAGCAGGGCTGCGATCATCGCTGTACGTTCTGCATCATTCCTTTTGCGCGGGGGCGCAACCGCAGTGTCTCTATTGACCGGGTGATTGAGCAGGTCCAGAAGCTTGTCAGCAACGGCTACAAAGAAGTCGTACTAACTGGCGTTGATGTCTGTTCTTATGGCGCGGACTTATCTGACGGTTCAACGCTGGGTGTCTTGGTGCAGCGCTTGTTGGAGGCGGTGCCAGACTTGCCGAGGCTTCGCCTGACGTCCTTAGACCCAGCCGCCATGGATGAGGAGCTGTTTGAGCTATTAGCTGACGAGCCCCGCTTCATGCCGCATTTGCATCTCAGCCTTCAAGCGGCCGACGACATGGTGCTGAAGCGGATGAAACGCCGCCATTCCCGGGCCGATGCCATGACGGTCTGTGAACGCGCTCGTAAAGCGCGACCTGATGTGGTGATCGGCGCAGACTTAATTGCGGGCTTCCCCACTGAAACTGACGCGATGTTTGAAAATACGCTGAACGCGGTCACTGATATGGGCCTGACATACCTTCATGTCTTTCCCTATTCTTCCCGACCCGGAACACCTGCGTCGAACATGCCGATGGTAGCGGGTAATGTTCGAAAAAATCGCGCTGCCCGCATTCGGGCGGCAGGAGACGGGGCCATGAAAACCTTTCTGAACAGTCGGGTAGGAAGAACTGCCGACGTGCTGGTCGAAAAGGATCGCTTGGGCCATTGTCAGTATCTCGCCCCTGTGCGCCTATCCTTTGATGCGCCGGTAGGATCAATCCAAACGGTCCGCATCAGCGGCGTAGAAGACGGCCATCTGATTGGCGACCCATGA
- the ftsY gene encoding signal recognition particle-docking protein FtsY — protein sequence MTEDITGEKKTGWLGRLKAGLSRSSDKITGGITDLFTKRKLDRETLDELEEILITGDLGVATAGKLTQALADSRFGKEITPEEVKDALADEVAKILQPVTQPFEVDTNKSPHIVLFCGVNGSGKTTTIGKMANLFASQGLKVMLAAGDTFRAAAIEQLQVWGERVGCPVIAKETGADAAGLAYEAIEQARAQSVDVLMIDTAGRLQNKTDLMAELEKVIRVIKKLDPEAPHDCLLVLDATVGQNAHSQVEVFRDMVNVTGLVMTKLDGSAKGGVVVALAEAFGLPMHAVGVGEAIEDLRPFEAQAFARNLMGLEA from the coding sequence ATGACTGAGGACATTACTGGGGAAAAGAAAACTGGCTGGCTGGGACGTCTGAAAGCAGGGCTAAGCCGTTCATCAGATAAAATCACCGGCGGCATTACGGATTTATTCACCAAGCGGAAACTTGATCGTGAAACGCTTGATGAGCTGGAAGAAATTCTTATCACCGGCGATTTAGGTGTGGCGACGGCGGGTAAACTCACTCAAGCCCTGGCCGACAGCCGCTTTGGCAAAGAAATCACCCCGGAAGAAGTTAAAGACGCTTTGGCTGACGAAGTTGCTAAAATCTTGCAGCCTGTAACCCAGCCCTTTGAGGTCGATACGAACAAATCACCTCATATTGTTTTATTCTGTGGCGTTAATGGCAGTGGCAAAACGACGACCATTGGAAAGATGGCCAATCTTTTCGCCAGCCAAGGATTAAAAGTGATGCTGGCAGCGGGGGATACGTTTCGTGCTGCCGCGATCGAACAATTGCAAGTCTGGGGTGAACGGGTCGGGTGTCCCGTTATTGCCAAGGAAACTGGCGCAGATGCAGCGGGTCTCGCCTATGAAGCCATCGAACAGGCGCGTGCCCAAAGCGTAGATGTGCTGATGATTGATACCGCAGGGCGATTGCAGAACAAAACTGATTTGATGGCCGAATTGGAAAAGGTCATTCGGGTGATCAAGAAACTCGATCCTGAAGCACCGCATGATTGTCTGCTGGTCCTGGATGCAACGGTCGGCCAAAACGCGCATTCGCAGGTCGAGGTTTTCCGTGACATGGTCAACGTGACCGGCCTTGTGATGACCAAGCTTGATGGATCAGCCAAGGGCGGTGTTGTGGTTGCCCTCGCCGAAGCCTTTGGTCTG